A genomic window from Silene latifolia isolate original U9 population chromosome Y, ASM4854445v1, whole genome shotgun sequence includes:
- the LOC141631663 gene encoding uncharacterized protein LOC141631663, producing the protein MTVLSPPVAGLLLSLYLTVTDKAMGAMLAQIVNKEERVIYYISKKFLDYEVKYTSLEKTCLAQVWATEIKTYMLSYSGRAVADFLADNPIKETEVVDTWSFSDEDVVHVKNDVWNFYFDEASNYMGYGVGIPIISPTGEHVPVSIKLDFNVTNNAAEYEACLLGLRSALDLGVNKLLLHGYSSLVINQVGGSWKVKRQILALYQTKIEELEMNFEDIRYVHLLREENQFADALSKLASLINIPDHMDSMPLCVEQRSSPAYGNAINDTEVGENEPWIDDWQLYKKTVEGVLLRCIDKLTAEKVMEEVHDGECGPYMNAHILLQVCQALSQLSDIRKCTAFGTSMLYTMTSPWPFSTSGIDIIGKVNPSRTGGHCFILVAIDYFTKWVEAKTYKVLNVKHVSKFLQNVIICQYGVPYEFISDHGTYFQAETAVILEKYKIKHHK; encoded by the exons tatttACTATATCAGCAAAAAGTTTTTAGACTATGAAGTAAAGTATACATCTCTTGAAAAGACGTGTTTAGCCCAAGTCTGGGCGACAGAAATTAAGACATACATGCTTAGCTACAGT ggaagggcggttgccgATTTCCTCGCCGACAATCCAATAAAAGAAACAGAAGTCGTTGACACTTGGTCATTTTCCGATGAAGACGTGGTTCACGTCAAGAATGATGTATGGAATTTTTATTTCGATGAAGCATCGAACTATATGGGGTATGGAGTGGGCATTCCTATCATCTCGCCAACAGGTGAGCATGTGCCCGTTTCCATCAAGCTGGATTTCAATGTCACaaacaacgccgctgaatatgaagcatgtttgCTTGGTTTACGCAGTGCTCTTGACTTGGGTGTGAATAAGTTGTTATTACATGGATACTCGTCCCTTGTGATCAATCAAGTAGGTGGGTCATGGAAAGTTAAGAGACAAATTTTGGCCCTATATCAAACCAAGATCGAAGAATTGGAAATGAACTTCGAGGATATTCGATATGTTCACCTACTGAGAgaggaaaatcagtttgcagatgcGTTGTCCAAGCTAGCTTCCCTAATCAACATTCCCGACCACATGGACAGTATGCCATTATGTGTCGAACAAAGATCGTCACCTGCCTATGGGAATGCAATCAATGATACCGAGGTAGGTGAAAACGAACCCTG GATCGATGATTggcaattgtacaagaagacggTTGAAGGTGTTTTGTTGCGATGCATCGATAAACTGACAGCTGAGAAGGTTATGGAGGAAGTCCATGACGGTGAATGTGGGCCatacatgaatgcccatat ATTGCTGCAAGTATGTCAGGCACTGTCACAATTGTCAGATATTCGCAAATGTACAGCATTTGGCACCTCTatgttatacaccatgacatcaccatggccATTTTCAACCTCGGGAATTGACATCATTGGAAAAGTAAACCCATCAAGAACTGGAGGGCATTGTTTTATCCTTgtcgcaattgactacttcacgaagtgggtagaagccaAGACCTATAAGGTGTTGAATGTGAAGCATGTATCCAAGTTTCTTCAAAATGTCATCATATGTCAGTACGGGGTGCCATATGAATTCATCAGTGATCACGGGACATATTTCCAAGCCGAGACCGCggttatacttgaaaagtataaaatcaaacatcacAAGTAG